The Vigna angularis cultivar LongXiaoDou No.4 chromosome 6, ASM1680809v1, whole genome shotgun sequence genome contains the following window.
atgaacattttcttttagagaaactgaaaattaattataaaaattttaaaggactaaataatattttatctaattttttttcgttacatttcattttcagtagtttgttttcttttgtctttcttTCTCTTGTTAAATTGTAAATGTATCATTAtctctgttatttttttttctttcacctcaaattatttataaaataagacgtacatttttagtattttttttttagatttaaaagaTAGTGAATGTTATAATTAGTATCTCATTGGACACGATCTTTTAATTAATGCTATTTTGTGTAAGCTAAAACTTACGGAATCTCATCaatttattaagtaaaattaactaatacaagttttaaaaaaataaactacattataaaaaaattgtatggaaacatttaaaatacacattaaaaaacaattgtttttttttatcaacacgCATTAAAAAACATGTATTACATTTTCCTTAAACTAGTGCGCAGGTTGTGGCGGTCTGTCATGCGTGGACCCGTCGAAGTTAAGTCTTCCTctctccatatatatatatatatatataactcagtttttgttaaaagaatgatttttttaaattatttatatttaatgattacttaaatttttatttttcacttcgttttttaattaatatatatatatatatatatattataatgtaaatataaaacccgtaaaataattttttttataaaaaatattaggtataaatattcattagtttttttttctagaaaaaaaataaacatacttAAAAAGGGCGGAGTATTTATCACATGAGATGCTGGTGCTTAGGTGACAGAAGGagaatttatttgtaaattcaAAAGTATCTTATCTTGACATTTATAGTAACATGGCATGGTGGAATGATGGAGTATGGCAtcaaatttagtttataattagGAATTAAAAAACATAAGTGTTGCATTAAAGTAAGCCAAGATCTAACACAGTGTTCGGGCAGTCATGGGTTGTGTATGGACTTTCCAATTTGTTTTTTTGCATGAACTTTTCCCTCCTTACTTTTAAGTACACTGTGCTTACTTTTAATCCTACTCTAAAGTTcgaaataatttattaaagataatCTTGGATCATTTAGACTACTTATAATAGTAACATATAACAAACGATTCGTGTTTCCTTACTCTAAATAGATCAAACAcatatttaaaactaatattattacatgtttaagACATTGAAATAAATGGTTAAGAAAATAGTTTGAATTAAAcgtgaaatgttttttttttcttttttcgaGAAAATTCAAAACCATAGATCCATATCATTTCGCATGTGTAAGAACAAGAGTGGGTCCTCTTCTGAAGATTTCATTTAAACTATCATTCTTCAAATGGCAAGTTGATCCATTGGCCAGATGGAAGCCAATAAATACAAACAACGGTCAATTATAGTTTAAATGTTCGGCTCAACTTCTATCCTCGAATGATAGATCATATTTTAGCTTCTTCAGGATCTCTttccaaaactaaaatacacGATTGAAACTACAACAAAGAAAATCTAACACACATCAACATAACAAGTGGCAGGCACATGGCATGAGTGTGGCTAAAAACTAGCTTATTGATGGCCTCAAATCATTTAGAAAGAGCTAACCAGACCCTCTGCAGAAGATTCCTCAGAGACCACGGTATCAAGTTCAACAGATTTCTTGTTAACAAAATTACAGTGCTTTCTGATTTCTCCCTGCTTCCCAGTGAGCACACGAATATTACCCATCTTAATCATCGAAGCCTCAAATGCGTCAAAGAAAACCTTTTGATCGCTATTGAACCTGGTGACAATGGGAATGGTATCAGCGCCGGGCGTTGAGAACAACTCTTGATCACTCTGAAGCAAACCCTTTTTAACCACAAGATTGGAGTAGTAGGCCTTGTCGATTTTGTCAGGAGTAGTTGGATCAAAATTTACAAGGTTGTTAGGTCCACCTTGGGGGCACTGTGACCGTAATTGTTGTAAATAAGTTGTGTCCAGAGTTGGGTCGGGTCTTCCAGTACCACTGAAGTTGTACAATCGGTCAAGAATGAAAGAACAGTGAGCTCTGCCAAATGTATGAGCACCTGAAATGAATCATGTATATACTAATTGATCATGTGTTGTATCAGAAGATGGTGAATTTCCCATTTGTTATTGTTTCTAATTGTTTCAACACAGGATAAATTTCATTACCTGATAGTGCAACTAGATCAGTAGTGTCAAGGCCTTGTTTAGCAAATGCAGCTTTCAGTAGGGTGaggttgaagaaaggagctGGAAGGTTTTCATTGGCAAGTGTTCTGTTTGCTGTTAAACTATCTCTTCTTCCCAATGGAACTTTCCAGTCAGGACCACCTCCCTATATTAACAAACTCGTTTTAGCATAACTCTTAATTAAATGAACATCACGGACTTCATAGACTTTTGAGTTACTATATTCATGATCAACATAAATATGCTTTTCTGAAAGATCTCTGCATAATCATGATTTACAAGAAATCATGTTTTGTACTCAAGTGtaagattaaatatttcattctaTATGAATTTGGTCAAACATATATTTGATactcaaacacaagtaaaataaaTTGGAAACAGCATTTATGTATACCAGAACTGAAGATATTTCAGATGCAAGGGTAAGAATGTCTGCACAAGAAACCACGCCGGGGCAAGCATTTTCCACTGCTGTCTTGATATCGTTCACAACATCCAAACCTCTTAACGAGTTGTTGTTTGGCAGAGCCTGCTGCTCACTCACTATTGTAGCAGTGTTGTTCAATAAAACCGAGGCATCACATCCCTGCATGCCACAACGTTCTTGGTTCATCAGATCATAATATGAGTTTATCTTTTCACTTGTTTATTGTACAAAATACTAATAACGGTAAATGATCAACCGAGAGGACAAAAATAATGTACAGTGAAAGTGCtattcttataataataataataatatctttcCGCAGTaaagatagaagaaaaaaatgggtggaatatttttaattacatcgTATTTTTCATCAgacttatattttatatataatataacatcaCAACTGGATGCGAATCAAACATAGTATAGTTAAAAATGATAGAGCTAAAATGAGATCAGGTTCAATAACGAAGAAAGAGGGAGGTTAGAATTAATGAGGGTCACCGGTGCCTGGGACCCTTGGTACTGccataaattaaagaaaattcgTGGATGCCATTATTTACTGTATACTTAAAATTAGTGATCACTTGAAACCCCGATCTAATCTGTTTTATTATGAGTTTGAACATGgttgagtttaaaaaaaataaaaaaatttatgaggattaatttttaatttaactcaCTTAAAATCtagtttatataaattgaattgattGATTCACCAAttcacctaatttaatttaattatattttaatattattagttaataattttttattatattatagatgagataaaaaaaatatttcaagaaaaaaatattataaatttatctatttaactcactaatataataattaaaaagaaattataattttttttatttaaaaaaaacttataattaagtaagATACTAACTCAGTCCGTTTAACTTACCAACCCGTGATGGTTAAGTgggattcaaatttttttaactcgTTAATAAATTAATCGAGTTATGTTTACTCACTAAGTGAGCAACCTGGGGATCGGGATCGAGCGGGTTACAAGTTTTGCAAGCTCTACTTAAAATAGGGAGTGGTGAATGGAAGCTGCCGGAAGGCAAATGGTATTATCTCAAATCTTCAGCGATTTGTTTAGTTTCCATATGAAGTTTGGTTTGGTGCACAGAAAAAAATCTATGTTCTTACCTTAACGTCCGATGAAAAGTGTTTCACAAATACACTTACGtgtagaagaagaaagaaagtatGTAAAAAAATGTCTGGTGAAAAGAAGATAGGTTAAgcaggaaaagaaaagagagaaagtatGAATGTGTGCATGCGTACTTGAACAAAGCAGTCATGAAAGTGAAGTCTAATGAGACTGGCGAGCATGCGAGGGTCCTTCTTTGAAACGTTCCTGACGACTTCACGAACAATGGAGTGAACCCTAGGACATGTGTCTCTGTAAAAGGAAGGATCAAGTTGTGCATCTAGAGAGAGTGGAAACACTCCAAGCACAACCACTACACAACACAGAGCTGTCAGTGTTCCATGAAAACCCCTCATTTTTCCTTTCCTTAACTTGTTGTCTTTACCTCTGCGTTTGTCGGCGTGCAAGTTAGGCAGATACGAAGCCTTTATTTATAGGAACAAATGGCCATGGTGGATATTCATGGCGTCGGCTAGCTGATATTTGAAACACTCATTCTTAACTTTCCCTATGTTACTCTTTCCTACCtacttatttacttttatgttaaaataaaataaagtccGCAATTGCTGATCGCCACCACGTTCTTATTTTCTTCCATTACAAAATCAGTGGTCCTGGTGCTGACACGTGGGCCGCACGCCCACGGTTTGTTTTTGTGGAATCTGTAAAATGTAGAATCTCTTGAAATTTACGTCATTGGTTAATTATAGTACTTTAGGAAATGGCATGGTGGGAGTTTtattcaacaaaaacataagtgTTGCAGAGTAGTGTTGAAGTAAGCAATGGTTTGCAAATTCTAACAAGTTGTGGTTTTTTGTCTTTGGAGTTTTCAATGTTGTTCATCATTCACTTAATCTTTTCCATGTTTTAGCCACACCATGATCATTTATTCAACTACTGCTTACTTTTTGGTGCACTCATTATTGCCGCCATTAATACGTTTGGTGAACACGTTATAAAATACAACACTTTAACCTTCTCACAATGCTAAAAGgtcaaatataaacaaaatatttacttttatcttaCCCATAAGTAAACTTcttgtaaaacaaaaattgtgTCGATATTTCCATATTTAATACTCACCTACCAAATTTttacacaaatatatattttagaaaacttaaaaaaaaatttaaaaaaaaaacaaagaagtgAACGATTAATCGTCAAAAATAGGAAAGTATAATAGTTACCAATTTAAGTAAAAGTTTTGATTCTTGATGTGGGGGGATCTGATCGAAAAGCAAGCAGAAAATATAGAAGGAGAAAATTGAAAAGTGTGGGAATATAAAGAAAAGTGTCTCGATCCGtgatgtattttgtttttgtaaagaATAGaactttaaacatttaaaaagcAGAAAAAATCTGAGGGGTGGTGGCTTTCACTAAAACAGCAATAAAGTCTGAGTCTTTAGATATTGTTTGGTAGCAAGAAGGCATATTTTCACATGTCACTCTTCATTTTTCAAACATTACTTTGTGTTAGCCACCATCAAGAAGTGCCTTTAATGCCctttaagttaatttaaaactaattccACCCCATCCTCTCTAACACTATTTTTAagttcatgtttttctttttctgcaatTATATGACTAATATTTCAACCTTCTTGATAAGTAATTCGTGTTAAAGATTTCGATGACtggctttaatttttttttttaattttaatcagaAAGTTTGAACTGTAAATCTTATCATTCACACTAATAatctgtttatttattttttacttatgaATGTAAAAAGCTACCTTATAGGAATGTATgcattacttattttttattaatattatgaacataatattaattattttaatattgtaagaaaaataaatctcGATTAAGAATATAACGAGTCGAATTAGATACATATTCGATTCACAGTAAATAAGTTCATCTATTATTCACCGAATATTTATTTAGAAGATACTTCTGAatagttataaatattaattaatatttaaaaataatttttttataaaattttataataaaataaaaataaaattaaaatatatataaaatataatataaattaaaattaaattttaattaaatataatccgaaaaaatataaataattttgatttttaataaatttaatttaataaaatatgaattaaattttttttaatttttattaataatgaataCCTAAGTaatataatatccgtatataatatgtttataaagaagtattaaaatatctataatttgaaaaaacataaattattttgataatatacTTTGGTTTAAGTCGTTGGATGTAATAAAAGAACCTTATCTCTTTATCTACATTTATGCCAGCTGTACATACCAACGTTACGGAAacattttaaagtttgaagggGAAATGACAGAAGTCACCCTCGATTCTTCAACAAAGTATTTAGGAAAACGTGCACGTTGAAGAGTCAACTTACGAAGGCATGTTGGCTTTTGAAAGTTACCAAATTCTATGCAAGTTGCCAtggtaattattattatctttctaAGATGGAACGCCTGATTTGATCATGATTTCGTATTTAAATATTAGGTACAAAATTTCTGACAAAGGCATTTaataaacatgataaaaataatcattctttttgtttttaaactgacttttgaatttaattcctcaataaatatatgaaaattaataagCAGAACCTAAACAAAACATTCTTAATTCTtgaagcaagaaaaaaaaatatatgaatgcCCTTATAAATACTATTTCGTTTGCATTTGCTTAacttttttaatcaaattaaaattcaaatgatgaatttttgttttggcaTGAATTGAAGAGTATAAAGGAGTAAAGACAAAAGTggcatatatataaaatatgtaaccCATAACACAACACACAAAAATGGTAGTTTTATACAACAAATTGCCTTAAAAATATGAAGTGAATGGAATGGTCCATtgttatgatttatattattgtCTCGTCATAAATCCTACAGTCTAACCTGACGGCTCACAAGTTCATGAATTTGTTCTTACATTTATATTCCCACTAACCTTTATCATTTcgttaaagaaaaataaataaaaggaaagcaaaataagaattaaaatatttgtgagAGATAGgatgaataaaataaagtaaaatccATTAGAGAATGAAGAATAAAACAATACAGCGAAAAGACctaatattagaaaataaaatatttgaatttctaTATTTGCAAGCATCACTGTGTTATTAACTAAATgaaataatacatttataataaatgaaactcttcatgaaaagtatatatataatatttattggtGGACTCCATAATAAAGTTAAAGTATGGATCTGATTCAAAGTTAATTGCAATTCAACTGTAGAGTATTGTTGACCATTATCAACAGACGAGAAATGCGTTCCATCTAATCCATCTAAGTTACAATTTGTGACATTTTCTTAATGGGATTATACGATGTGGGTAATTCTAAAACGAAGTTTAGAGTCAAACTTAAAACGGTTagatttataaaagaaaattttttataagaaaggtataataataataataagactTGAATCAATCATATAAGATATTGATACCACTTTTGTTTTGAACGTGTAGTTAGAAATcacaatcaaaatatttattcacaCTTTTTTCCAAATTTCTCAACGTTGTTTTAGGTTTCTATtgtcagaaaatgaaaaaatacatTCATCCGGAGTGAGGGAAAAGAGCTAATTGAATGTAAAGTTCTCCTAagtctttaatattttaactttaagtCATGCGAGTGGATATTTATCAAAGACACTTTGGCGTTTAAGTTTACTTACGTGGTCAATCAATTAATACTGTAAAgtcttaaattcacaataaatgcaATCATCTACCTCCTTACTTTGCTTCTGCATTTATAAGTTTCGAAatgaacttttaattaaaattgaccTAATCACAGTCTAAAAGctaataaatgtgttttatcTATAAATGTGTTCGATTTGTAATTTATATGTCTAATAGAGGTTTGACCGTTAGCTTACTCTTTAGAGTACCATCCAATAAGGATCCTCTCACCTAgtgtttgtttgaaaatgttgagcATTTGGTCAAAGAATGACCAATCAGTCATACAATATAACTCTCAATcaaaaaccttaagacaataaaattatgtgtcttttatctttatacATTGCTTCACTTATTATTTTTACTCACTTGTATATTTCTAACCGCAAACATTAATTGGTTAGAATAAACCaagtgaattaaaattaaattttcttttaaaatgttttactATTCTCTATAATTGGTAAGGATGGTTACTTTTTAGTTTCTatccttaaaaatatatattttggtttgtATATATAGTAATTTGGCAATGGATCACACAGCTCATGAAACTGGAAAGGAAAACCAAATCATAAGAATGAAATTATACTTTTTGTAGTGCTACcatttctttctgcaccctGTTTGTTTCAAAATGATTGCTTTGTCTTTTCTATTTCATAACAATCATGATTAATGAAGTGTTTGAATATAGTTATTGGATACTACATTATAGAGTACGAAatctaaaaatgaaatataatgtaTGCACcccattttaatttaaaaattacaatttcaaattttgagtCTACAATCcgaaattgttttttatttttaaattggaaAGTTCAAGAAAAAAGTTACGTTGCTCATTTGAATTTGTTCAAGTTCTGTAAAAGAGAAAAGTGATGAACAATAACATATTTTGGGACCAATGTGCATTATTCAAACAACACTTCAACTTTTTGTTGGACTCAATGTttactgttttctttttcaaattttcaaaagtcGAAAACTCATGGCCAATGACATCTTACTGATGGGATGGTACTGTGCGTTTTCCCAATGAGATAAAAGGAATGTCTGATATTCTATTCAAATTTTCTTTCAGACATTTAGGCCCGTGATGACTACCTATCataataactaatattataGATAATAAGTTATTTGAgttttagatattattttatttattttttcattttgttatgatatttttctattataaataagtaTGACTTTTCtgtaaataatacatttttatttttatttttatgtagtATAGAGTGTTTTTAATTGAGATTTTGGTTTGTGACAAATTTTCTATTCACTCTctctttattattatattttatattttttatatatctcaaaatgtttagaaatattatattaattatatagataaaattaatttataatatataagtgagataagtttttttattaaatgtaaaattgagataatttaatttcattatcttAATATCATCAAAAGACAACAAACGAGTTTTCAAATATACATTggtttgaatattttgatatcaccaaaaactaaaaaatattttaaagttaactAATCCTAAACTATGAAAAGTAATTTtgtctatatttttaatattttagactttaaatcaaaattaaagagaaaagaaaatttgaaagacTATACAAGTGAGAATATATAAGTTGAATGAATAAATTAAGTGGAATAAATCATTTGAGtggaaaacaaattcaaaaaagtTATTACTAAGAAGTCAcctcaaaaaatataaataagactTGGTGATgataaattcaattttgaaataatgttaAATGTACGTACATTATTTGCCAAACAAAATAACAgatattttcatcatttttaattatatcttgaCTCAAATGAGAAAGTGTTGACCAAAACCAATTTTTTGGACATATATAAAAGGAACATAGAGATTATTTTCGTCATTTCTATATACATTACATTTGgtctaaataaatataatttattcaataaaatattctaaatttagTGTATCAATACCAACCATCCAATgaaaaattatagtaaataatttttttttcacgttTACCAccttattaataaaataatatttatatctcttttactatttaaatggatatttttaatatataataatattttctttatatttttaataaaataaaacctactACAtctcatattaattaaaagttaaataaaatatataaaaattaaaaagtaaagttttaaagtataaaaattaaaaaagtgtaaacatttaaaaaaaaaagtattttggttaaaaaaaataagaaagataaatattattttattataaatataagaggTGTAAAATccaaataattataatgtaaaaattaatattatcttattatattgtCAACACTCACTCAATTTcatgtgaaaaaataaaattaattttttttaaataataataacaataaaagtaaaatta
Protein-coding sequences here:
- the LOC108343028 gene encoding peroxidase E5-like, translating into MRGFHGTLTALCCVVVVLGVFPLSLDAQLDPSFYRDTCPRVHSIVREVVRNVSKKDPRMLASLIRLHFHDCFVQGCDASVLLNNTATIVSEQQALPNNNSLRGLDVVNDIKTAVENACPGVVSCADILTLASEISSVLGGGPDWKVPLGRRDSLTANRTLANENLPAPFFNLTLLKAAFAKQGLDTTDLVALSGAHTFGRAHCSFILDRLYNFSGTGRPDPTLDTTYLQQLRSQCPQGGPNNLVNFDPTTPDKIDKAYYSNLVVKKGLLQSDQELFSTPGADTIPIVTRFNSDQKVFFDAFEASMIKMGNIRVLTGKQGEIRKHCNFVNKKSVELDTVVSEESSAEGLVSSF